One segment of Spodoptera frugiperda isolate SF20-4 chromosome 5, AGI-APGP_CSIRO_Sfru_2.0, whole genome shotgun sequence DNA contains the following:
- the LOC118271856 gene encoding SH2 domain-containing protein 4A: MLQQILRDMWVDPEILAELDETQKQTLFCKMREEQVRRWQLWDEKVGKEDERPKFQKNGKKQVQFLTGEDGEPWVWVMGEHPDDKSIETILAEEAREKAIAQARQEVQQLRKSVEKELTQLIEYKPLDDLEQKFDLSPKTIDPLEDTLEIYCTVDELRQRIEALEPDVKLEQDDLDKPDFNDALKLDLNKNTLHFNFIEGKRDVLQDMGVGAGGDGVSVLVAAWERRVAAARAGDILRGIRAKRARAMRLAHHAAQTHDAAWRDQERKAKEAEASMREIARAAREAHRRSAHLEAPPDTTQAGKPPNREAVLEWFQTHELKRGVGFDENNEPVDWFHGLISRSEAEAALSGCPAGSFLVRVSERVWGYAVTYRDAARCKHYLVEAARAYRLLPTGQVAHDTLADLINYHKTVPITESGGELLITACPPPQRPDILTAPPS, translated from the exons ATGTTGCAGCAGATCCTGCGCGACATGTGGGTGGACCCCGAGATCCTGGCCGAGCTGGACGAGACGCAGAAGCAGACGCTCTTCTGCAAGATGAGGGAGGAACAG GTCCGTCGCTGGCAGCTCTGGGACGAGAAGGTCGGCAAAGAGGATGAGAGGCCTAAGTTCCAGAAGAATGGCAAGAAGCAAGTGCAGTTCCTCACGGGAGAGGACGGAGAGCCATGG GTGTGGGTGATGGGCGAGCACCCTGACGACAAGTCGATAGAGACGATCCTGGCTGAGGAGGCTCGGGAGAAGGCGATCGCGCAGGCGCGGCAGGAGGTGCAGCAACTCAGGAAGTCCGTCGAGAAGGAACTCACGCAACTCATCGAATACAAGCCGCTCGATGATTTAGAACAG aaaTTCGATCTATCCCCGAAAACGATAGACCCGTTAGAAGACACGCTGGAGATATACTGCACAGTGGACGAGCTGCGGCAGAGGATCGAGGCACTGGAGCCTGATGTCAAGCTGGAGCAGGACGACCTGGACAAGCCAGACTTCAACGACGCCTTGAAACTCGACCTCAATAAGAACACGCTTCACTTTAACTTTATCGAGGGCAAGAGAGATGTACTGCAG GACATGGGTGTGGGCGCCGGTGGCGACGGGGTCAGTGTGCTGGTGGCGGCCTGGGAGCGACGTGTTGCGGCCGCCCGCGCCGGGGACATACTGCGGGGGATCCGCGCCAAGCGGGCCCGGGCCATGAGGCTGGCGCACCACGCCGCCCAGACACATGATGCAGCCTGGCGCGACCAGG AGCGTAAAGCCAAGGAAGCAGAAGCAAGCATGCGAGAGATAGCGCGCGCCGCGAGAGAGGCGCACCGGCGGAGTGCACACCTCGAAGCACCGCCAGACACAACACAAG CGGGCAAACCACCCAACAGGGAAGCAGTACTGGAGTGGTTCCAGACACACGAATTGAAGAGAGGCGTTGGATTTGACGAGAACAATGAACCAGTTGATTGGTTCCACG GTCTGATCAGCCGGTCGGAGGCAGAAGCAGCACTGTCAGGTTGTCCTGCGGGGAGCTTCCTCGTGCGTGTGTCGGAGCGGGTGTGGGGCTACGCGGTGACGTACCGCGACGCGGCGCGCTGCAAGCACTACCTCGTCGAGGCCGCGCGCGCATACAGGCTGCTGCCTACTGGACAAGTCGCGCATGACACGCTTG CTGATCTCATAAACTACCACAAGACGGTCCCGATCACGGAGAGCGGCGGCGAGCTCCTGATCACCGCGTGTCCCCCGCCACAGAGGCCCGACATACTGACCGCGCCGCCATCTTGA